From Haloarcula rubripromontorii, the proteins below share one genomic window:
- a CDS encoding methionyl-tRNA formyltransferase, whose translation MIDTKILLATFYRSGILAIRQLLNSGFEKEQLRVLTYDIERNEELLEFLEKKDISYKTDDISDPNTESWIEEFNPDLIFSLYYRDKIPSHILDIPQYGGVNLHPSLLPQYAGVLSVPWAMVEGESRTGYTYHYMTDKIDTGPILKQEEVSIGPTDTAYSLYHRLIHAGMSNFLPVLELIVEEEYSGRPQTGAGTYHGRGDLPNDGVINHQWSDGEIDRFIRAMYYPPFRPAVAEFCGQEFEITSMAEYCRLRRQHGIKQ comes from the coding sequence ATGATTGACACAAAAATTCTATTGGCGACGTTCTATCGATCTGGGATTCTAGCGATTAGGCAGTTGTTGAATAGTGGCTTCGAAAAAGAGCAACTTCGCGTCCTGACCTACGATATCGAACGGAACGAAGAACTACTGGAGTTTCTCGAAAAGAAGGATATATCGTATAAGACCGACGATATTTCCGACCCCAATACAGAGTCGTGGATCGAGGAGTTCAATCCAGACCTCATTTTTTCCCTCTACTATCGAGACAAGATCCCGAGCCATATCCTCGATATTCCACAGTACGGTGGTGTGAATCTCCATCCGTCGTTGCTCCCGCAGTACGCCGGTGTGCTGTCGGTGCCGTGGGCGATGGTCGAAGGTGAATCGCGTACCGGCTACACGTACCACTACATGACAGACAAGATCGACACTGGTCCGATACTCAAGCAGGAAGAGGTCTCTATCGGTCCTACTGATACCGCTTATTCGCTCTACCACCGGCTCATCCACGCTGGAATGAGCAACTTCCTGCCGGTACTCGAATTGATCGTGGAAGAGGAGTACAGCGGTCGACCACAGACGGGAGCCGGCACGTATCACGGGCGAGGCGACCTTCCGAATGACGGAGTTATCAACCATCAGTGGTCCGACGGTGAAATCGACCGATTCATCCGGGCGATGTACTACCCACCGTTTCGACCCGCAGTAGCCGAGTTCTGCGGTCAGGAATTCGAGATAACGTCGATGGCTGAGTACTGTCGTCTCCGACGTCAACACGGTATCAAGCAATGA
- a CDS encoding O-antigen ligase family protein produces MEALKKTGLSTEDLDAVDLLVLCMVFSLPFAGYAIPTGIVFVSPTNLLILTAITVLTIRQLLRAEISRLSLLYLVVILFVTFLLYNVLAQAINGGSYRRIITQVGYLMLVVSLLLYVDSWKRLHTVLSTVFLSSLAISVIGIVSSLTGVFFGGEFLPSRSIASYIIPFTRTSGIELSHGEIGMFSLGSLPYVVFRSKRSGQYLPFVGVAVILFYIVFILQSRSTWGALLAMVYVAFYLYPLRNSSVRTPIALLRLAGIVLLPLTIAFVFHLFTGLESGGGSLTHRLTQLKVSYRLISENILTGVGWGNIRQHFFRNRLPHNAFLIIGVGAGIPAIAFITGVITTTCGFLLRLVSGSKLIEHRLLALALLTSMTAVVVEANFLVGFGKAGWMWVGIALAFIDLQQRASVTAPQYQSDDQRHVRRSGGDDQNNIY; encoded by the coding sequence ATGGAAGCGTTGAAAAAAACTGGGTTATCTACTGAAGATCTCGATGCAGTAGATCTTCTAGTGCTGTGTATGGTTTTCTCTCTCCCATTCGCTGGGTACGCGATTCCGACTGGTATAGTATTTGTCAGCCCCACAAATCTTCTTATTCTAACGGCAATCACAGTCCTCACAATTCGACAACTGCTGCGGGCGGAAATTTCGCGGCTCTCGTTGCTTTACTTGGTGGTCATCCTATTTGTCACATTTCTACTGTATAATGTTCTCGCCCAAGCCATCAACGGTGGCTCATATCGCCGGATCATAACACAGGTAGGGTACCTCATGCTGGTTGTCTCGCTGCTCCTGTACGTTGACTCTTGGAAGCGGCTGCATACTGTTCTATCGACAGTTTTTCTCTCTAGTCTGGCCATTAGTGTTATTGGCATCGTAAGTTCGCTTACGGGGGTTTTCTTCGGCGGCGAGTTCCTGCCGTCGCGGTCGATTGCTTCCTATATTATCCCGTTTACGCGTACTTCGGGGATAGAGTTGTCACACGGCGAGATTGGAATGTTCTCCCTTGGTTCGTTACCATACGTTGTTTTCAGATCGAAACGAAGCGGGCAATATCTTCCTTTCGTGGGCGTAGCAGTGATTCTGTTTTATATTGTGTTTATTCTGCAGTCGCGTAGTACATGGGGAGCGCTGTTAGCGATGGTATACGTAGCATTCTACCTGTATCCGCTGAGAAATAGCTCAGTTCGAACACCGATAGCGCTGCTTCGACTCGCTGGAATCGTCTTGCTTCCGCTGACCATTGCTTTCGTCTTTCACCTATTTACCGGCCTTGAGAGCGGGGGTGGATCGCTCACTCACCGCCTCACCCAGCTCAAAGTCTCGTATAGGCTGATATCAGAAAACATCTTAACTGGGGTCGGATGGGGGAATATTCGGCAACACTTCTTCCGGAATCGCCTCCCACATAATGCATTCCTTATAATCGGGGTTGGTGCGGGGATCCCGGCGATAGCATTTATTACCGGTGTTATTACTACTACTTGTGGATTCCTTCTGAGACTGGTGTCGGGTTCAAAGTTAATCGAACACAGGCTGCTCGCGCTCGCGCTTCTAACTTCGATGACAGCCGTCGTCGTCGAAGCGAACTTCCTCGTTGGATTTGGGAAGGCTGGATGGATGTGGGTTGGGATCGCTTTGGCATTTATTGACTTGCAGCAGCGGGCCAGTGTAACCGCTCCGCAGTACCAGTCCGACGACCAAAGACACGTCAGACGAAGCGGAGGGGACGATCAAAACAATATTTATTAG
- a CDS encoding glycosyltransferase, protein MASIGVIYPRLTAFGGAEAVCLTIVDALRTEHDVELITATPPRTRELSTELVGTEFTLNYRELDVDVTVPGRVTNLLGTVSGNNFDLVTKSLFIRRVRAIAPEYDLLVSVRDDVSLPQPTLQYVHTPRLALLAAGRRVSHPDRSEKSTVRRIYNHICTTLAGHNPPSVHNDVLLTNSDWTRSLTREFYGPDVDIRTVYPPVTLSEFNPVQWDRRENGFVTIGRVCPSKRTLRTIKIVSELRDRGFDTHLHVIGTVGDSPYADSVYDVAAERDFVSLEGEVKRATLVELLTTHRYGIHGKEREPFGMSVVEMVGAGMIPFVPSGAGPAEILDGEDALIYDSLEDAVTLAEAVLENPDVQASLRSSLPDPNKNYGPDRFKTSVAEAVEELV, encoded by the coding sequence ATGGCTTCTATCGGCGTTATCTATCCTCGGCTCACTGCCTTCGGTGGTGCGGAAGCAGTCTGTCTTACCATCGTTGACGCCCTCCGTACCGAACACGACGTGGAGCTGATCACTGCAACTCCTCCTCGAACGCGGGAACTGAGTACGGAACTGGTCGGGACCGAGTTTACCCTCAACTACCGGGAACTAGACGTCGACGTGACCGTCCCTGGTCGCGTCACAAATCTACTCGGGACCGTGAGCGGAAATAACTTCGACCTAGTGACGAAGTCCCTGTTCATCCGTCGCGTCCGTGCAATTGCACCGGAGTACGACCTCCTTGTGAGCGTCCGCGACGACGTTTCGCTCCCGCAGCCGACGCTCCAGTACGTTCACACGCCGCGGTTAGCGTTGCTCGCCGCGGGTCGTCGGGTATCGCACCCTGACCGGAGTGAAAAAAGTACCGTCAGGCGCATCTACAACCATATTTGTACCACTCTCGCCGGACATAACCCACCGTCCGTTCATAACGACGTGTTGCTGACGAACTCTGACTGGACCCGATCGCTCACCAGAGAGTTCTACGGTCCCGACGTCGATATTCGGACGGTGTACCCACCCGTCACTCTCTCCGAGTTCAATCCCGTTCAGTGGGACCGACGAGAGAACGGTTTCGTAACGATCGGCCGCGTCTGTCCATCGAAACGAACGCTTCGGACAATCAAAATCGTGTCTGAACTCCGCGACCGCGGATTCGACACCCACTTGCACGTCATCGGGACAGTCGGCGATTCCCCGTACGCCGACAGTGTCTATGACGTGGCGGCTGAACGGGACTTCGTCAGCCTCGAAGGCGAGGTAAAGCGAGCGACGCTTGTCGAACTTCTGACGACCCATCGGTATGGTATTCACGGAAAGGAGCGAGAACCGTTCGGCATGAGCGTCGTCGAAATGGTCGGCGCAGGCATGATTCCGTTTGTTCCGTCTGGGGCGGGGCCTGCCGAGATTCTGGACGGTGAGGATGCACTGATCTACGACTCCCTCGAGGATGCCGTAACGCTCGCCGAAGCCGTCCTCGAGAACCCCGACGTTCAGGCATCCCTCCGCTCGTCGTTGCCCGACCCGAACAAGAACTACGGGCCAGACCGATTCAAAACGAGCGTCGCCGAAGCTGTGGAGGAACTGGTTTGA
- a CDS encoding ABC transporter ATP-binding protein, translating to MNNEASQREKLAALEHVARHRPLTTLAILGMSLVAAVLEGIGLSFILPIIDITRGEASSSDQSQFIEAFVTLYDVLGIPFTLEYIIVGVITVMGVRYGSSFVVDWLKAYLRTDYVRHLQTTAFDRALDTEIAYFDEKGSDDILNTIVTQAEYAGQMIQWLVEILKQAFMSLIYVAIVVYLAPKFLIVAAVFLGGLFYFARKMVESGYSVGDRVADANHEIQTVVQAGTQGIRDVKLFALSDELMDDFLESVQKYTASTIQLYRNRSAIDHFYQFTIAVTIFTSLYAFLEYSNLSFGGLGLLLFAVFRLAPRVSTINNQFYQIEGHLPHLIRTQTFIDELADRKEPGSDGDPCPDQLERVSFRDVTFAYQDETVLDDISFVIEQGEFVAFAGGSGAGKSTIVSLLARFYDPDTGTITTNDVPIETYELDEWRQRLSVVRQQPYIFNDTLWKNVTVADRDATKEEVEAACRAAQVTEFLDELPNGFDTVLGDDGVRLSGGQRQRISIARAVLKDAEILVLDEATSDLDSHLEEEIHERIERRDDVMLVVIAHRLSTITDADRIYVVDDGGIREVGPHDELLERDGMYASMYRTQIRSP from the coding sequence ATGAACAACGAAGCCTCGCAGCGGGAGAAATTAGCTGCGCTCGAACACGTCGCTCGTCATCGTCCACTGACGACACTCGCCATTCTTGGGATGAGTCTGGTTGCCGCCGTGCTGGAGGGTATTGGTCTCAGTTTCATTCTTCCCATCATCGATATCACTCGGGGGGAAGCGTCTTCGTCCGACCAGAGCCAATTCATTGAGGCGTTCGTTACGCTCTACGACGTTCTAGGAATTCCATTCACACTCGAGTACATCATCGTCGGTGTCATCACCGTGATGGGTGTTCGGTACGGGTCCAGTTTCGTCGTCGACTGGTTGAAGGCCTATCTCCGAACAGATTACGTCCGTCATCTGCAGACGACGGCCTTCGACCGGGCACTGGATACCGAGATTGCGTACTTCGATGAAAAGGGGTCCGACGACATTCTCAATACGATAGTGACGCAAGCCGAGTATGCCGGTCAAATGATCCAGTGGCTCGTCGAAATCCTCAAACAAGCGTTCATGAGTTTGATCTACGTGGCGATAGTGGTCTATTTGGCACCGAAGTTCCTGATCGTTGCAGCCGTTTTCCTCGGTGGCCTCTTCTATTTCGCGCGGAAAATGGTCGAGTCCGGCTACTCCGTCGGTGATCGAGTCGCCGACGCGAATCACGAGATACAGACGGTCGTTCAGGCCGGGACGCAGGGCATCCGCGACGTGAAACTCTTTGCGCTCTCAGACGAACTAATGGACGACTTCCTTGAATCGGTTCAGAAGTATACCGCGTCGACGATCCAGTTGTATCGGAACCGGTCTGCAATTGATCACTTCTATCAGTTCACCATAGCCGTCACAATCTTCACTTCGCTATACGCGTTCCTCGAATATTCTAATCTTTCTTTCGGCGGACTGGGACTGCTCTTGTTCGCGGTTTTCCGACTCGCACCTCGGGTTAGTACAATCAACAACCAGTTCTACCAGATCGAAGGACACCTGCCACACCTCATCCGGACCCAGACGTTCATCGACGAACTAGCGGACCGGAAGGAACCGGGTTCCGACGGGGACCCGTGCCCAGACCAACTCGAACGCGTTTCCTTTCGCGATGTCACCTTCGCATATCAAGATGAAACCGTACTGGACGATATTTCCTTCGTGATCGAGCAAGGCGAATTCGTCGCGTTCGCCGGTGGTTCCGGGGCCGGGAAGTCGACCATCGTCTCGCTTCTCGCCCGTTTTTACGATCCCGACACGGGGACTATCACGACCAACGACGTACCAATCGAGACCTACGAACTCGATGAATGGCGCCAGCGACTCTCGGTCGTCCGCCAGCAACCGTACATTTTCAACGATACGCTCTGGAAAAATGTGACCGTCGCTGATAGGGATGCGACTAAGGAGGAGGTCGAAGCGGCCTGTCGAGCGGCGCAGGTGACTGAGTTCCTCGACGAACTACCGAACGGATTCGACACCGTGCTTGGTGACGACGGGGTCCGACTCTCGGGTGGCCAGCGACAGCGGATTTCCATCGCGAGAGCGGTGCTCAAGGACGCGGAAATTCTGGTTCTCGACGAGGCGACGAGTGACTTGGACTCTCACCTCGAAGAGGAAATACACGAACGCATCGAGCGTCGCGATGACGTCATGCTCGTCGTCATCGCGCACCGCCTCTCTACGATCACGGATGCGGACCGGATTTACGTTGTAGACGATGGCGGGATCCGGGAAGTAGGTCCCCACGACGAGTTGCTTGAGCGGGATGGAATGTACGCCTCGATGTATCGAACGCAGATCCGATCACCCTGA
- a CDS encoding polysaccharide deacetylase family protein: MSGSLVISLDTELQWGFHGIDAEKEFSTGGREGRSNVDTLLDLFDAFDAPVTWAVVGHLFLDTCDGRHADIEPPRRYWFDTDPGTSQSADPLRYGRDIVENIVSAPVDHEIGSHTFSHVLCHQHGCTEAVLETELKRCRELASSFGVNLRSLVFPQNQIDMLGTVADAGFTAFRGLSPERRLRDEAIAGRYRRFARYLARRPAPTVQPVRDPSGLWELPASQYFPYVSPGPLEDSPIRLARALRGLECAHDRDEVIHLWAHPHNFTPTLLKDLRRVLEYAERIDVPVRPMADAVAVHADRS, encoded by the coding sequence ATGTCGGGTTCGCTGGTCATCTCACTGGACACTGAACTCCAGTGGGGGTTTCACGGCATCGATGCTGAGAAGGAGTTTTCCACCGGCGGACGGGAGGGACGCTCGAACGTCGATACACTACTTGACCTGTTCGACGCCTTTGATGCACCGGTGACGTGGGCAGTCGTTGGGCACCTGTTCTTAGACACCTGTGACGGACGGCACGCGGATATCGAGCCGCCCCGAAGATACTGGTTCGACACCGATCCGGGAACGTCACAGTCCGCCGATCCCCTGCGGTACGGACGCGACATTGTCGAGAATATCGTTTCCGCCCCAGTCGATCACGAGATCGGGTCCCACACGTTTTCACACGTCCTCTGTCACCAGCATGGGTGCACCGAGGCGGTGCTCGAAACCGAACTAAAGCGATGCCGCGAACTCGCGTCGTCGTTCGGCGTCAACCTCCGCTCGCTTGTGTTCCCGCAGAACCAGATCGATATGCTTGGGACCGTGGCCGACGCCGGTTTCACTGCCTTCCGCGGACTGTCCCCGGAACGTCGGTTGCGGGATGAAGCGATTGCAGGGCGCTACCGACGTTTCGCTCGTTACCTCGCCAGACGACCGGCACCGACCGTCCAGCCCGTCCGAGATCCGTCCGGGTTATGGGAACTTCCAGCTTCCCAGTATTTCCCGTATGTCTCGCCGGGACCTCTCGAGGATTCTCCCATCCGGCTCGCCCGGGCACTCCGTGGGCTCGAATGCGCCCACGACCGGGACGAGGTGATCCACCTCTGGGCTCATCCACATAACTTCACGCCCACACTGCTCAAAGACCTACGCCGTGTTCTGGAGTACGCGGAGCGTATTGATGTCCCTGTCCGTCCGATGGCTGACGCCGTCGCCGTGCACGCAGATCGGTCGTAG
- a CDS encoding sugar phosphate isomerase/epimerase family protein, whose product MEETLKAYSRADIENVELGYCSEKDVDVSALVKEYSFNFVAHNYFLPVQDEFILNLASPDESLRRQSVDYVKDAINFCEKHDIPRYTFHGGFRVDPDLSLTFPKRSPPDYEACFERFLSSLQSVIDHATSTDVSISIENNVVTTENVVGGDPLLMFCRPDEFSRLFEEVNPSDCGVLLDTGHLNVSSHTFDYDKSKFVQEVADCLDCLHLHTNNGRADQHEAVNPADDIPVSSMSGLTRVVESHHGNARDLKQLLVRLGAKSER is encoded by the coding sequence ATGGAGGAGACACTAAAGGCGTACTCCCGGGCCGACATCGAAAACGTCGAACTCGGCTACTGCAGCGAAAAGGATGTAGATGTCTCGGCGCTAGTCAAGGAGTATTCGTTCAATTTTGTTGCCCACAATTACTTTCTCCCCGTTCAGGATGAGTTCATACTTAACCTCGCCTCGCCGGACGAATCCCTGCGACGACAAAGCGTCGACTATGTCAAGGACGCGATCAACTTCTGTGAGAAGCACGATATACCGCGGTACACGTTCCACGGCGGGTTCAGAGTCGACCCGGATCTGTCCCTGACATTCCCTAAGCGGTCGCCACCCGACTACGAAGCGTGCTTCGAACGGTTTCTTTCGTCACTGCAGTCTGTAATTGACCATGCGACGTCAACCGACGTGTCGATTTCGATAGAGAACAACGTCGTCACCACGGAGAACGTGGTTGGGGGAGATCCCCTCCTCATGTTTTGTCGACCTGACGAATTCAGTCGTTTATTCGAGGAGGTAAACCCATCTGACTGTGGCGTTTTACTCGATACTGGCCATCTGAACGTGTCCTCACATACCTTTGACTACGATAAGTCAAAATTCGTACAAGAAGTAGCGGACTGTCTCGATTGTCTCCATCTGCATACAAATAACGGACGTGCTGACCAACACGAAGCGGTCAATCCAGCCGACGACATACCTGTGTCGTCGATGTCAGGGCTGACTCGCGTAGTCGAATCACACCATGGGAACGCAAGAGACTTAAAACAACTGTTGGTACGCTTAGGCGCTAAGAGTGAACGGTGA
- a CDS encoding alkaline phosphatase family protein produces the protein MSQRQTVVIGLDGAHFELLRPWIEEGKLPNIASIIDDGTTADLCSVLPPVTSPNWKAYLTGKNPGKFGIFWWENIDTDNRRVYYPSHRKNEQIEYWEHIAEDASVGVVNVPTTYPPKSVDNACVVAGAPDGENAGFSTPESLEAELVDKFDYTVTTKNRMETKPDATVEEILERIDSRFKVAKHLLETSDLDFLQVTTFYINTLHHFLWDDEATLEAWRAIDAHIGDLRSGDRNVVLMSDHGSTEIETVFNINAWLEQEGYLTLKRDVSDFMYRLGLTTNRIEQFVDALGLRSLAFKLAPERLKQKVPDEQGEVHKGAKTDRVNWDESVALASGQGPVYLLLDSSTSEYDRVRSRIVEQLTAVRGPNGERVCNDVLVKEEYYSGLYEKEAPDIIIDQREGVHIRGGIGNDDIFTDPESEGWRAENKRRGLFAACGPDFTSEAVDPMSILDLAPTLLHLYGKDIPTSMDGTVRSDVFAADSPIADTPIEYRDSNERDAEIRRIRRIARSLDY, from the coding sequence ATGAGCCAGCGACAGACAGTCGTCATCGGTCTCGACGGTGCGCACTTCGAATTGCTCCGTCCGTGGATCGAAGAGGGTAAGCTTCCCAACATCGCTTCCATTATCGACGACGGTACCACTGCAGACCTGTGCTCCGTTCTCCCGCCGGTCACATCTCCGAATTGGAAGGCGTATCTCACCGGGAAGAACCCAGGTAAGTTCGGGATTTTCTGGTGGGAGAACATCGACACCGACAACCGACGCGTCTACTACCCGTCCCATCGTAAGAACGAACAGATCGAGTACTGGGAACACATCGCGGAGGACGCGTCAGTCGGCGTCGTCAACGTCCCAACGACGTACCCACCGAAGTCCGTCGACAATGCGTGCGTGGTGGCAGGTGCGCCGGATGGCGAGAACGCCGGTTTCTCGACACCGGAATCTCTAGAAGCAGAGCTTGTGGACAAATTCGACTACACCGTCACCACCAAGAATCGAATGGAGACGAAGCCGGATGCAACCGTTGAGGAGATTCTCGAGCGCATCGATAGCCGCTTCAAGGTTGCGAAACACCTTCTCGAAACGTCCGATCTCGATTTCCTACAGGTGACAACGTTCTACATCAACACGCTCCACCACTTTCTGTGGGACGACGAGGCGACTCTAGAGGCTTGGCGGGCGATCGACGCGCACATCGGCGACCTCCGTTCGGGGGATCGGAACGTGGTACTGATGAGCGACCATGGATCGACGGAGATCGAGACAGTATTCAATATTAACGCCTGGCTTGAGCAGGAAGGGTACCTCACACTTAAGCGAGATGTCTCCGATTTCATGTATCGGCTTGGGTTGACGACGAACCGGATCGAGCAGTTCGTCGACGCGCTCGGGCTTCGGAGTCTCGCGTTCAAACTCGCCCCGGAGCGACTCAAACAAAAAGTTCCGGACGAGCAGGGCGAAGTCCACAAGGGTGCAAAGACCGACCGGGTGAACTGGGATGAAAGCGTCGCCTTAGCGAGCGGGCAAGGCCCCGTGTATCTCTTGCTTGACTCGTCGACCTCGGAGTACGATCGTGTTCGGTCACGTATCGTCGAACAGCTCACTGCCGTGCGTGGCCCGAACGGCGAAAGGGTGTGCAACGACGTTCTGGTCAAAGAGGAGTACTACTCGGGGCTGTATGAGAAAGAGGCACCAGACATCATCATCGACCAACGTGAAGGCGTTCATATCCGCGGTGGGATCGGTAACGATGATATATTTACCGACCCGGAAAGTGAGGGATGGCGCGCAGAGAACAAACGCCGCGGCCTGTTCGCAGCATGCGGTCCCGACTTCACCTCGGAAGCTGTGGATCCGATGTCGATTCTCGACCTTGCACCGACGCTGTTACATCTATACGGAAAGGATATCCCGACGTCGATGGACGGAACGGTTAGATCTGATGTGTTCGCTGCAGACAGCCCCATCGCAGACACCCCTATCGAGTATCGTGACTCAAATGAACGTGATGCAGAAATCCGGCGAATTCGACGAATCGCTCGCTCGCTTGACTACTAG
- a CDS encoding sulfatase, whose protein sequence is MDVILSVVDSLRADHVSAYGYDRATTPNLDNLAEEGRLFTQCFSPSTWTRPVASSLLTGRYPPAHGVETRSDSIPDGIPLLSEAFASAGFKTLCVTSMGNVSSATGFDRGFDDIIEVYKHPEVLERRTTTTADRELLDTDQDILAYPRAEDLNSYLFEWFGEHEHEDTFVLIWSIDPHSPYDPPDGFSQFSGEFDGDDSFGRDQDTVNQASAPHEFRRLENLYDDCINYWDDMLGEFRSYLQSNRRADDSIIAVVGDHGEAFGERVLFRNPARGHNTIPHDEQTHVPFVLKTSSTDGGIHDEIVSLIDVPYTLLRAADADPEFLSGQGSVVWEPGVVSGHEFVFSRTQSRRRGPAFTSVRSTDRKLISIDPPDWSFENLKNHLREMVGYRFLVDDEMLYHVDEDPRETENRISEDTETASELRAELDLWYEECRQLRSDQSNEFQNGIETEQLEALGYKM, encoded by the coding sequence ATGGACGTCATTCTGTCCGTCGTCGATTCGTTGCGGGCGGATCACGTCTCCGCCTACGGATACGATCGCGCCACGACTCCGAACCTTGATAATCTCGCCGAAGAAGGGCGGCTGTTTACTCAGTGTTTCAGCCCGTCCACGTGGACTCGGCCGGTCGCTTCGTCTCTTTTGACGGGCCGTTATCCGCCGGCACACGGTGTCGAAACACGTTCTGACAGCATACCGGACGGGATCCCGCTGCTTTCGGAAGCGTTCGCCTCAGCTGGCTTCAAGACGCTCTGCGTCACCTCGATGGGCAACGTCTCGTCCGCGACAGGCTTCGACCGCGGGTTCGACGACATAATCGAGGTGTACAAACACCCCGAAGTACTCGAGCGACGGACCACGACGACGGCCGACCGAGAACTTCTCGACACCGACCAGGATATACTCGCGTATCCGAGGGCCGAGGACCTGAACAGTTATCTCTTCGAATGGTTTGGAGAACACGAGCACGAGGATACGTTCGTCCTCATATGGTCGATCGACCCTCACTCCCCCTACGACCCACCGGACGGGTTCTCGCAGTTCTCCGGAGAGTTCGACGGCGACGATTCGTTCGGCAGGGATCAGGACACAGTGAACCAGGCGAGTGCGCCCCATGAGTTTCGAAGGCTGGAAAATCTCTACGACGATTGCATCAACTATTGGGACGACATGCTGGGGGAGTTTCGCTCCTACCTGCAATCGAACCGACGGGCCGACGATTCGATCATCGCAGTCGTCGGTGACCACGGCGAGGCGTTCGGTGAGCGCGTACTGTTCCGGAATCCGGCGCGAGGACACAACACTATCCCGCATGACGAACAGACCCACGTTCCGTTCGTTCTCAAAACCTCGTCGACGGATGGTGGTATTCACGACGAGATCGTGTCTCTGATCGACGTTCCATATACGCTTCTTCGAGCAGCAGACGCCGATCCCGAATTCCTCAGCGGACAAGGATCGGTTGTCTGGGAGCCGGGAGTTGTGTCTGGACACGAGTTCGTGTTCAGTAGAACCCAGAGTCGACGGCGCGGGCCAGCCTTCACCAGCGTCCGTTCTACCGACAGGAAGCTAATCTCTATCGATCCACCAGACTGGTCCTTCGAGAACCTCAAAAACCATCTGCGAGAGATGGTCGGATACAGGTTCCTTGTCGACGACGAGATGCTCTATCACGTCGACGAAGACCCACGCGAGACGGAGAACAGGATCAGTGAGGACACCGAAACCGCTAGCGAATTGCGGGCGGAACTCGACTTATGGTACGAGGAGTGTCGCCAGTTGCGGTCCGACCAGTCGAACGAGTTCCAGAACGGAATAGAAACGGAACAGCTAGAGGCGCTTGGATACAAGATGTGA
- the neuB gene encoding N-acetylneuraminate synthase has protein sequence MTADTGLEPHCKVIAEAGVNHNGDIEIAKGLVDAAAAAGADAVKFQTFQPKEVATAQTEQADYQKERDASTNQYEMLENVKLREEDHDVLMEYCQEAGIEFMSTPYDPGSVEILESSGVDRYKVASADIVNKPLLSAIAETGKPVILSTGMANLGEIERAVEFLRSRNCEDVTLLHCVSSYPAKATQLNMRFIETLATAFPGQVGFSDHTRGVVAPVLAMGYGASVIEKHFTLNRGMEGPDHYASLEPEELSQMVDNVRFAEKAIGSTRRLISKVERNNKHSMRRSLHASHDIESGAAISPDDLLIVRPDEGISPWNYDDVVGKSTTQEIPKHSPITWDHIA, from the coding sequence ATGACCGCAGATACTGGTTTGGAACCCCACTGCAAAGTTATCGCGGAGGCAGGTGTGAACCACAACGGCGATATCGAGATAGCCAAAGGCCTTGTGGACGCAGCCGCTGCCGCCGGTGCTGACGCGGTCAAATTTCAGACCTTCCAGCCGAAAGAAGTCGCGACGGCTCAGACGGAGCAGGCCGACTATCAGAAGGAACGGGATGCCAGCACAAATCAGTACGAAATGCTGGAAAATGTAAAATTGCGAGAGGAAGATCACGACGTCCTGATGGAATATTGCCAGGAAGCTGGAATCGAATTCATGTCTACGCCGTACGACCCGGGGAGCGTCGAAATTCTTGAATCCTCCGGCGTTGATCGGTACAAAGTCGCCTCAGCCGATATCGTGAACAAACCCCTCTTGAGTGCGATTGCAGAAACAGGAAAGCCCGTCATCCTCTCCACGGGGATGGCAAACCTTGGTGAAATCGAACGCGCAGTCGAGTTCCTCCGGTCTCGAAATTGCGAGGACGTCACTCTCTTGCACTGCGTTTCATCGTATCCAGCCAAGGCCACCCAGCTCAATATGCGATTTATCGAGACTCTCGCAACGGCGTTCCCCGGGCAGGTCGGGTTTTCGGATCATACGAGGGGGGTCGTGGCTCCAGTCTTGGCGATGGGATACGGAGCCTCTGTGATTGAAAAGCACTTCACTCTAAACCGGGGGATGGAGGGGCCAGACCACTACGCGTCGTTAGAACCCGAGGAACTCTCGCAGATGGTGGACAACGTGCGATTCGCCGAGAAGGCAATCGGAAGTACACGCCGGTTGATCTCTAAAGTGGAACGGAACAACAAACACTCCATGCGCCGGAGCTTACACGCCAGTCACGATATCGAATCTGGTGCGGCTATCTCTCCCGACGACTTATTGATCGTCCGCCCAGACGAAGGGATAAGTCCGTGGAATTACGACGATGTCGTCGGTAAGTCTACTACACAAGAGATCCCCAAACACTCACCGATTACGTGGGACCACATCGCATGA